One Enterococcus silesiacus genomic window carries:
- a CDS encoding sodium:proton antiporter — MYKQLNKNSFYYGFPVVLMTTRNKDTGSDDLTPISSTWTLDRSVVLGLGLDNQGFHNLKVGSDLTLNIADQSIWEQIEKIDKKTGNPTVPEYKKQLGYDYCENKFRLAKFSKLAGISVSTARIAECLIQIEACVTDIMVRKNYAIIETTVQAIHVSEEILADETHIDVEKWHPLIYKFREYATTDKHLGKNFRFQEFLK, encoded by the coding sequence ATGTACAAACAACTCAATAAAAATTCTTTCTATTATGGCTTTCCAGTAGTTTTAATGACGACTAGAAATAAAGATACTGGTTCAGACGATTTAACGCCAATCAGCTCAACATGGACACTTGATCGGTCCGTAGTTTTAGGTCTAGGCTTGGATAATCAAGGATTCCACAACTTAAAAGTCGGTAGTGATTTAACGTTAAATATTGCCGATCAAAGCATATGGGAGCAAATCGAAAAGATTGATAAAAAGACTGGAAATCCAACGGTTCCTGAATATAAAAAGCAATTAGGATATGATTATTGCGAGAATAAGTTTCGATTGGCAAAATTTTCCAAATTAGCTGGTATTTCAGTATCTACTGCACGTATAGCAGAATGTCTGATTCAAATAGAAGCTTGTGTGACCGATATTATGGTACGAAAAAATTATGCCATAATTGAAACAACAGTGCAGGCAATTCATGTTTCGGAAGAAATCTTAGCCGATGAGACCCATATCGATGTGGAAAAATGGCATCCGTTGATTTACAAATTTAGGGAGTATGCGACCACAGATAAACATTTAGGTAAGAATTTTAGGTTCCAAGAATTTCTTAAATAG
- a CDS encoding transcriptional regulator — MQGFPDISQITKILSDESRIQIITILMDKRYHTVHELAKLVHIKDHTASYHLKKMAGQGWLTSHKQGRSVYYCLSNDEIAELMEQLMHLSPIKPITSYNKSTEYKQLKAGRSCYCHLAGELGVQFFDQLRQLQFLILENDQLSLTSAGETFFTELSINTHDLKKKPGIFAKPCLDWTERRFHLAGHLGTTFFNECIAREWLIKHPQNRSIVLSRAGLKWFQSFFALENKI, encoded by the coding sequence ATGCAGGGGTTTCCTGATATTAGTCAAATAACGAAAATATTAAGTGATGAATCGCGTATTCAAATCATAACAATTCTAATGGATAAACGCTACCATACTGTTCACGAACTTGCTAAGTTAGTTCACATTAAAGATCACACAGCCTCTTATCATTTGAAAAAAATGGCTGGACAGGGCTGGCTCACATCCCATAAACAAGGGAGATCTGTTTATTACTGTCTATCCAATGATGAGATTGCTGAATTAATGGAACAGTTAATGCACCTTAGTCCGATAAAACCTATTACATCATATAATAAAAGTACAGAATATAAACAGTTAAAAGCTGGCCGAAGTTGTTACTGCCATCTAGCTGGTGAATTGGGTGTGCAGTTTTTTGATCAGTTACGCCAACTACAGTTTCTGATTTTAGAGAATGATCAGTTATCTCTGACTAGTGCGGGAGAAACATTTTTTACTGAGTTGAGCATTAATACTCATGATTTAAAAAAGAAACCAGGTATATTCGCTAAACCCTGTCTTGATTGGACGGAACGAAGGTTCCATTTAGCTGGACATCTGGGCACCACTTTTTTTAATGAATGCATTGCCCGTGAATGGCTAATTAAACACCCGCAAAATCGTAGTATTGTTCTAAGTAGAGCTGGATTAAAATGGTTTCAATCATTCTTTGCCTTAGAAAATAAAATTTAG
- a CDS encoding RNA polymerase subunit sigma-30 — translation MNKYEDILKGDTVKFDRLYHKYHPVVYKFQKKYYLKDFDREDWLQEGRIIFHRSLEKYEEAHDVSIGKFFKSNFENHIRSLVRKQCALKRTIDTQSVSLDQKMEKQGESFFDYIRVEETDVLEQMIIREKLEQLPVMLSPFERTTFQEYMNGKELEEIAKDTDSREITVRSAYDRAKRKLKAIIYD, via the coding sequence ATGAATAAGTACGAAGACATTCTAAAAGGGGACACAGTAAAGTTTGATCGTTTGTATCATAAGTATCATCCAGTAGTGTATAAGTTTCAAAAAAAGTATTATCTGAAAGATTTTGATCGAGAAGATTGGTTGCAAGAGGGGCGAATCATCTTTCATCGTTCGCTAGAAAAATACGAAGAGGCTCATGATGTTTCAATTGGGAAGTTTTTTAAGTCAAACTTTGAAAACCATATTCGCAGTCTGGTTAGAAAACAATGCGCACTCAAACGAACGATCGACACACAGTCAGTCTCTTTAGATCAAAAAATGGAGAAACAGGGAGAATCATTTTTCGATTACATAAGGGTAGAAGAAACAGATGTATTAGAGCAAATGATCATTCGGGAGAAGTTAGAACAGCTGCCAGTCATGTTGTCACCGTTTGAACGTACCACATTTCAAGAATACATGAATGGTAAAGAATTAGAAGAGATTGCTAAAGACACAGATAGCCGCGAAATCACTGTTAGAAGTGCATATGATCGGGCCAAAAGGAAGCTAAAAGCGATTATTTATGATTAA
- a CDS encoding DNA-binding protein has translation MKKQLLIVDGYNMIGSWPELVQLKNQNKLEDAREVLLQRLSNYAKYENLEVIVVFDAQLVPGIQQTYKKYQLTVVFTKEEETADSYIERIAGEKNDRLTQVTVATSDLAEQWLVFSKGALRASANELYKNVQKTERTIAVHATDIHFQDFRRNSPWNIDQLSKLSEKLDELSKNKD, from the coding sequence ATGAAAAAACAGTTACTGATCGTGGATGGTTATAATATGATCGGCTCTTGGCCTGAATTGGTTCAGCTCAAGAATCAGAATAAGCTTGAAGATGCTAGAGAAGTTTTACTGCAGCGTTTATCAAATTATGCAAAATATGAGAATTTAGAAGTCATTGTTGTTTTTGATGCACAGCTAGTTCCAGGAATTCAGCAAACGTATAAAAAGTACCAGTTAACTGTCGTTTTCACGAAGGAAGAAGAAACAGCTGATAGCTACATTGAGCGTATCGCAGGAGAAAAGAATGATCGGTTGACTCAAGTAACTGTAGCAACGAGCGATCTGGCAGAACAATGGCTAGTTTTTTCAAAGGGTGCGTTACGAGCGTCGGCCAATGAGTTGTATAAAAATGTTCAAAAAACAGAACGTACGATTGCAGTTCATGCAACAGATATTCATTTTCAAGATTTTCGGCGAAATTCTCCATGGAATATTGATCAATTGTCGAAGTTGTCCGAAAAACTGGACGAATTGTCCAAAAATAAAGATTAA
- a CDS encoding rRNA methyltransferase: MRNDKKRSFKGNKSPKNQPFKKENVKKEREVSQETIEENFVFGNHATVEAIQQGRGNKLFLQEDSKSEKVEQLKLLAKENAVPVKWVPKQKLDTMTNHGVHQGVVLAITAYEYLTLDELLDRTKEKTETPFFLILDSLEDPHNFGSILRTADATGVDGIIIPKHRAVGITPVVAKASTGAVEYIPVARVTNLTQSIATLKENSFWIFGTDMNGTDYRQWNTQGAIALIIGNEGRGMSQGLHKEVDELLTIPMSGHVQSLNAGVAAGLLMYEAYRGRNPL; the protein is encoded by the coding sequence ATGAGAAATGATAAAAAGCGTTCTTTTAAAGGAAATAAATCACCAAAAAATCAACCGTTCAAAAAAGAAAACGTAAAAAAAGAACGAGAAGTTTCTCAAGAAACAATTGAAGAGAATTTTGTTTTCGGCAATCATGCGACGGTTGAAGCAATTCAGCAGGGGCGCGGCAACAAATTATTTTTACAAGAAGACAGCAAGAGTGAAAAAGTCGAACAACTAAAATTACTGGCAAAAGAAAACGCAGTGCCTGTCAAATGGGTGCCAAAACAAAAATTAGATACTATGACAAACCACGGTGTGCATCAGGGCGTTGTTTTAGCGATTACAGCGTATGAATATTTAACATTAGATGAATTACTTGATCGGACAAAAGAAAAGACTGAGACGCCATTTTTCTTGATTTTAGACAGCTTGGAAGATCCCCACAATTTTGGTTCTATATTGAGAACGGCAGATGCAACAGGTGTTGATGGGATCATTATTCCTAAACATCGCGCGGTGGGAATTACGCCAGTTGTTGCAAAAGCTTCAACTGGAGCTGTGGAATACATCCCTGTCGCTCGTGTAACGAACTTAACGCAAAGCATTGCTACACTGAAAGAAAATAGTTTTTGGATTTTTGGCACAGATATGAATGGGACTGATTACCGTCAGTGGAATACCCAAGGCGCAATTGCTTTAATAATCGGTAATGAGGGTCGTGGGATGAGTCAAGGACTGCATAAAGAAGTTGACGAATTATTGACGATTCCAATGAGCGGGCATGTTCAAAGCTTGAATGCTGGTGTTGCGGCTGGTTTGTTGATGTATGAAGCTTATCGTGGACGAAATCCCCTTTAA
- a CDS encoding Mini-ribonuclease 3, producing the protein MRDYTQLNGLALAYVGDAIYEIYIRDYLVELGQTKPNILHRMATHYVSAKAQAFLIQAMLDEQLLTENEELMYKRGRNAKSHTSAKNADITTYRIATGFESLMGYLHLTKQTERLEELIDWCIKKVGEENEK; encoded by the coding sequence ATGAGAGATTATACACAATTAAACGGTTTAGCTTTGGCTTATGTTGGAGACGCAATCTATGAGATTTACATCCGCGACTACTTAGTTGAACTAGGGCAAACCAAACCGAATATTTTACACCGTATGGCGACGCATTATGTTTCAGCAAAGGCACAGGCTTTTTTGATTCAAGCAATGCTTGATGAGCAGCTGTTGACAGAAAATGAAGAGCTGATGTACAAACGTGGACGTAATGCTAAAAGTCACACCTCAGCTAAAAATGCTGATATTACAACCTATCGAATCGCGACCGGATTTGAATCATTGATGGGGTATTTACATTTAACGAAGCAAACCGAACGTTTAGAAGAATTGATCGATTGGTGCATAAAAAAAGTGGGTGAAGAAAATGAGAAATGA
- a CDS encoding cysteine--tRNA ligase: protein MIQIYNTLTREKEVFQPIEEGKVRMYVCGPTVYNYIHIGNARSSMAFDTIRRYLEYRGYEVNYVSNFTDVDDKIIRAAKELGITAPEVADRFIHAFEEDTNVLNVKPATLHPRVMDHMPDILTFIQALIDKGYAYESQGDVYYRTRKFKGYGKLSHQSIDELEVGASQRTGVEKELKEDPLDFALWKGAKEGEISWDSPWGAGRPGWHIECSVMATKHLGDTIDIHGGGQDLEFPHHENEIAQSEAKTGQTFANYWMHNGFVTIGEDDEKMSKSLGNFVTVHELVKEVDPQVLRFFMATTQYRRPIRYSETTMKEAGVNLQKLKNAFENLSFRKSNAVVALDEDTQKLHELVELETRFTTEMDDDFNAANGITVVYEMAKWLNQYSEQEAVSALVIEKALEQFTQWLSIFGIFFLSEELLDDDIDQLIEERNQARANRDFARSDEIRDLLKDKGITLEDTAQGTRWRRSE from the coding sequence ATGATTCAAATCTATAATACATTAACGAGAGAAAAAGAAGTATTTCAACCAATAGAGGAAGGAAAAGTCCGGATGTATGTCTGCGGACCGACTGTCTACAATTATATTCATATCGGCAATGCCCGCAGCTCAATGGCCTTTGACACAATCAGACGTTACTTGGAATACCGCGGCTATGAAGTAAATTATGTCTCAAACTTTACTGATGTTGATGATAAAATCATCCGAGCAGCTAAAGAATTAGGCATCACAGCGCCAGAAGTTGCAGATCGTTTTATCCATGCATTTGAAGAAGATACGAATGTCTTGAATGTTAAACCAGCAACGTTACATCCACGTGTGATGGATCATATGCCAGATATTTTGACGTTTATTCAAGCGTTGATCGACAAGGGCTATGCTTATGAATCACAAGGAGATGTTTATTACCGAACGCGTAAATTTAAAGGCTATGGCAAACTCAGTCATCAATCGATCGATGAATTAGAAGTTGGTGCTAGCCAACGGACAGGTGTCGAAAAAGAGTTGAAAGAAGATCCACTAGATTTTGCCTTATGGAAAGGGGCCAAAGAAGGTGAGATTTCTTGGGATTCACCGTGGGGAGCAGGGCGTCCAGGCTGGCACATCGAGTGTTCTGTTATGGCAACCAAACATTTAGGTGATACAATTGATATCCATGGTGGCGGACAAGACCTTGAGTTTCCTCATCATGAAAATGAAATCGCCCAAAGTGAAGCGAAAACAGGTCAAACATTTGCTAATTATTGGATGCATAATGGTTTTGTAACGATTGGTGAAGACGATGAAAAAATGAGCAAATCGTTAGGAAACTTTGTCACAGTCCATGAACTAGTGAAGGAAGTTGACCCACAAGTTTTGCGTTTCTTTATGGCCACCACACAATACCGGCGCCCGATTCGTTATAGCGAAACAACGATGAAAGAAGCGGGTGTCAATTTACAAAAATTAAAAAATGCGTTTGAGAATTTGTCTTTTAGAAAATCTAATGCAGTAGTAGCACTTGATGAAGATACTCAAAAGTTGCATGAATTAGTAGAGTTAGAAACGCGTTTCACCACTGAAATGGATGATGATTTTAACGCAGCAAATGGCATCACTGTCGTTTACGAAATGGCTAAATGGCTAAATCAGTATAGTGAGCAAGAAGCTGTATCAGCATTGGTAATTGAAAAAGCGCTAGAACAGTTCACACAATGGTTAAGTATTTTTGGTATCTTCTTTTTATCAGAAGAACTGCTAGATGATGATATTGATCAATTGATCGAAGAACGCAATCAAGCACGTGCCAATCGCGACTTTGCCCGCAGTGATGAGATTCGTGATTTATTAAAAGACAAAGGAATAACCTTGGAAGACACAGCCCAAGGAACAAGATGGAGAAGAAGTGAATGA
- a CDS encoding serine acetyltransferase: MSWLKRAVRAVKNNDPAARSTLEALLTYPGLHALFWHRFSHFLYQHRLFLLAKIHAQFWRFLTGIEIHPGATIAPGVFIDHGMGVVIGQTAEIEEDVVLFHGVTLGGTGKDTGKRHPTVKKGAMIHAHAQILGPVTIGERAKIGAAAVVLTDIPDDATAVGIPAKVVRIKGEKLEVAYDSNL, from the coding sequence ATGAGTTGGTTAAAAAGAGCTGTTAGGGCAGTCAAAAACAATGATCCTGCAGCGCGTTCAACCTTAGAAGCACTATTGACATATCCAGGTTTGCATGCGTTGTTTTGGCATCGTTTTTCCCATTTTTTATATCAGCACCGCTTATTTTTATTAGCCAAGATCCACGCACAGTTTTGGCGCTTTTTAACAGGAATTGAAATTCATCCTGGTGCGACCATTGCGCCTGGTGTTTTTATTGATCATGGTATGGGCGTTGTGATCGGTCAAACAGCAGAAATCGAAGAAGATGTTGTGTTATTTCATGGCGTGACCTTAGGCGGAACAGGTAAGGATACAGGGAAACGTCATCCAACGGTTAAAAAAGGTGCGATGATCCATGCACATGCTCAAATTTTAGGGCCAGTCACAATTGGTGAAAGAGCCAAAATTGGTGCCGCGGCAGTTGTTTTAACAGATATTCCTGACGATGCAACAGCTGTCGGAATACCAGCTAAGGTCGTCAGAATCAAAGGAGAAAAATTGGAGGTAGCGTATGATTCAAATCTATAA
- a CDS encoding glutamate--tRNA ligase, producing the protein MTKVRVRYAPSPTGHLHIGNARTALFNYLFARHNDGEFIIRIEDTDQKRNIENGEKSQLENLAWLGMDWDESPEKPGEYGPYRQSERGEIYQPLIDQLLVSNRAYKCYCTEEELETEREAQRARSEMPHYSGKCAELTPSEQAEKEAQGLEPVIRFRVPRNTSYTFEDMVKGEIVFESDNIGGDFVIQKRDGMPTYNFAVAIDDHMMKITHVLRGDDHIANTPKQLMVYEAFGWKAPQFGHMTLIINSETGKKLSKRDESILQFIEQYRELGYLPEAMFNFTALLGWSPVGEEEIFSQEELIKIFDPERLSKSPAAFDGKKLEWVNNQYMKQLDLDVLTDMCLPYLVAEGKIEAQPSGEKLEWLKKVVSLYQPQMSYAAEIVNVSELFFNEHPVLDDAAKEVLAGETVPTVLAAFKVQLEAMDVVDVPSIKAGIKAVQQETGVKGKNLFMPIRVAVSGQMHGPELGDTIELLGKEKALDHLNNVL; encoded by the coding sequence ATGACAAAAGTACGTGTACGCTATGCACCAAGTCCAACTGGACATTTACACATCGGAAATGCAAGAACAGCTTTATTCAATTATTTATTTGCCCGCCACAATGATGGTGAGTTTATTATTCGGATTGAAGATACCGATCAAAAAAGAAATATCGAGAACGGCGAAAAAAGTCAGTTGGAAAATTTAGCTTGGTTAGGTATGGATTGGGATGAATCACCTGAAAAACCAGGTGAATATGGCCCTTACCGTCAGTCAGAACGTGGCGAAATTTATCAACCTTTGATTGATCAACTGTTGGTAAGCAATCGCGCGTATAAATGTTATTGTACTGAAGAAGAATTAGAAACTGAAAGAGAAGCCCAACGTGCTCGTAGCGAAATGCCGCATTATTCAGGAAAATGTGCAGAATTAACACCTTCTGAACAAGCAGAAAAAGAAGCACAAGGACTTGAGCCAGTTATTCGTTTCCGCGTACCAAGAAATACTTCTTATACGTTTGAAGATATGGTCAAAGGCGAAATCGTTTTTGAATCAGATAATATTGGCGGCGACTTCGTTATCCAAAAACGTGATGGCATGCCGACATATAACTTTGCGGTAGCCATTGATGATCACATGATGAAGATCACGCACGTTTTACGTGGTGACGATCATATTGCGAATACGCCCAAACAATTGATGGTTTATGAAGCATTCGGTTGGAAAGCACCACAATTTGGACATATGACATTGATCATCAACTCTGAAACAGGTAAAAAATTAAGTAAACGTGACGAATCGATTTTACAATTCATCGAACAATACCGTGAACTTGGCTATTTACCAGAAGCGATGTTCAACTTCACAGCATTATTAGGCTGGTCACCAGTTGGGGAAGAAGAAATCTTCTCACAAGAAGAATTGATCAAAATCTTTGATCCAGAACGTTTAAGTAAATCACCAGCAGCGTTTGATGGGAAGAAACTTGAATGGGTCAATAACCAATATATGAAACAATTAGACTTAGATGTCTTAACCGATATGTGTCTTCCTTATTTAGTCGCAGAAGGCAAGATCGAAGCGCAACCAAGCGGAGAAAAACTAGAATGGCTGAAAAAAGTAGTTAGCTTGTATCAACCACAAATGAGTTATGCAGCTGAAATCGTCAACGTATCTGAATTGTTCTTTAACGAACATCCAGTCTTAGATGACGCAGCCAAAGAAGTCTTAGCTGGAGAAACTGTACCTACCGTTCTAGCCGCTTTCAAAGTACAATTAGAAGCAATGGATGTTGTTGACGTACCAAGCATTAAAGCCGGGATCAAAGCGGTTCAACAAGAAACAGGCGTTAAAGGTAAAAATCTATTTATGCCAATTCGTGTAGCTGTTTCAGGACAAATGCACGGACCAGAATTAGGCGATACGATCGAACTTTTAGGGAAAGAAAAAGCCTTAGATCATTTAAATAACGTTTTATAA
- a CDS encoding 2-C-methyl-D-erythritol 2,4-cyclodiphosphate synthase, with the protein MIRIGQGFDVHQLVAGRKLIIGGVELPFEKGLLGHSDADVLLHAITDALLGAAGLGDIGHLFPDTELEFKDADSMKLLYEATQKVLASGFTIGNIDCTILAEQPKMKPYLEQMKENIAKACQIEANQINLKATTMEKMGFIGQEEGMGAIAVALLENRKRNAQ; encoded by the coding sequence ATGATACGAATTGGACAAGGTTTTGATGTTCATCAATTAGTAGCAGGACGTAAATTGATCATCGGAGGTGTAGAGCTTCCTTTTGAAAAGGGACTGCTCGGACACTCGGATGCGGATGTATTGTTACATGCGATTACGGATGCATTGTTAGGTGCTGCGGGACTGGGCGATATTGGCCATTTATTTCCAGATACAGAGTTGGAATTTAAAGATGCGGACTCAATGAAATTATTGTACGAAGCAACTCAAAAAGTTTTGGCTAGTGGCTTTACTATTGGCAATATTGATTGTACAATTTTAGCAGAACAACCAAAAATGAAACCTTATTTAGAACAAATGAAAGAAAACATCGCCAAAGCCTGTCAAATTGAAGCAAATCAAATCAATTTAAAAGCAACCACGATGGAGAAAATGGGTTTTATCGGTCAAGAAGAAGGTATGGGAGCGATTGCGGTCGCTTTACTTGAAAATAGAAAGAGGAATGCACAATGA
- a CDS encoding 2-C-methyl-D-erythritol 4-phosphate cytidylyltransferase: protein MRKAENRNKALDYEVILLAAGQGTRMGASRNKILLHLIGKPVISYSLNTFFNDPACKHIILVTQEDEQELLATMVKKETKKKRCPVTIVSGGSERQYSVYNGLNALIDPENIVMVHDGARPFVNLAQLKALHRKVQETRAAILGVPVKDTIKRVFNGIVQETVPRETLWQIQTPQAFYGTDLIAVHKLAQQENYLGTDDASLIEKYGDLPVSMVLGSYENIKLTTPEDMLIGEAIVKRKRS from the coding sequence ATGAGAAAAGCTGAAAATAGAAATAAAGCGCTGGATTATGAGGTCATTTTATTAGCGGCAGGTCAAGGGACGAGAATGGGAGCCAGTCGCAATAAAATTTTATTGCACTTGATCGGTAAACCAGTTATTTCTTATTCATTAAACACCTTTTTTAATGATCCCGCCTGCAAACACATTATTTTGGTCACACAAGAAGATGAACAAGAGTTGCTAGCAACAATGGTCAAGAAAGAAACAAAGAAAAAAAGGTGTCCAGTAACAATTGTATCAGGTGGTAGTGAACGTCAATATAGCGTCTATAACGGGTTAAACGCGTTAATCGATCCAGAAAATATCGTCATGGTTCATGATGGCGCAAGGCCTTTTGTCAACTTAGCCCAATTGAAAGCTCTGCATCGGAAAGTACAAGAAACGAGAGCCGCTATTCTAGGTGTTCCAGTTAAAGATACGATCAAGCGTGTCTTTAATGGAATCGTTCAAGAGACCGTTCCACGTGAAACATTATGGCAGATCCAAACGCCTCAGGCTTTTTATGGTACGGATTTAATTGCAGTTCACAAGCTTGCACAGCAGGAAAACTATTTAGGGACAGACGATGCTTCACTTATTGAAAAATATGGTGATTTACCTGTATCAATGGTGTTGGGAAGCTATGAAAATATCAAATTAACAACGCCTGAAGACATGCTGATTGGCGAAGCAATCGTGAAACGAAAAAGAAGTTAG
- a CDS encoding DNA repair protein RadA: MAKKAKVQFECQTCGYISPKYLGRCPNCGQWNTMTEEIIQDTTDRRARVSLTGKKTQPQRLAEVVPKKEPRVKTKLVELNRVLGGGVVPGSLVLIGGDPGIGKSTLLLQVSQQLAEIGGKVLYVSGEESAEQIKMRAERLSSIDTEFYLYAETDMNEISRAIEKLEPDYVIIDSIQTMTQPDVTSVAGSVSQVRETTAELLKIAKTNGIAIFIVGHVTKEGSIAGPRMLEHMVDTVLYFEGDKHHTFRILRAVKNRFGSTNEIGIFEMREHGLEEVMNPSQVFLEERLADATGSAIVVAMEGTRPILVEVQALITPTMFGNAKRTTTGLDFNRVSLIMAVLEKRAGLLLQNQDAYLKAAGGVKINEPAIDLAVAVSIASSYKENGTKPTECFIGEIGLTGEIRRVNSIEQRVREAQKLGFTKIYLPKNNLGGWTPPEGIEIVGVATIGETLRKVFK; this comes from the coding sequence ATGGCAAAAAAAGCAAAAGTTCAATTTGAGTGTCAAACGTGCGGGTATATCTCCCCTAAATATTTAGGACGCTGCCCCAATTGTGGGCAGTGGAACACAATGACAGAAGAAATCATTCAAGATACGACAGATCGTCGTGCTAGAGTTAGTTTAACAGGTAAAAAGACTCAGCCGCAGCGTTTAGCGGAAGTTGTTCCTAAGAAAGAACCACGAGTGAAAACGAAGCTAGTAGAGCTGAATCGTGTATTAGGCGGTGGTGTAGTTCCTGGGTCGCTTGTTTTGATCGGTGGGGATCCTGGGATCGGTAAATCAACACTGCTGTTACAAGTGTCACAGCAACTTGCTGAAATCGGCGGCAAAGTGTTATATGTTTCTGGAGAAGAAAGCGCTGAGCAAATTAAAATGCGTGCCGAGCGTTTAAGTTCGATTGATACGGAATTTTATTTGTACGCTGAAACGGATATGAATGAAATAAGTCGTGCAATCGAAAAGTTGGAACCAGATTATGTAATCATCGATTCCATTCAAACGATGACGCAACCAGACGTAACTAGTGTGGCTGGTAGTGTCAGTCAAGTACGGGAGACAACAGCCGAACTATTGAAAATCGCTAAAACAAATGGAATTGCAATTTTTATTGTAGGGCATGTGACCAAAGAAGGCTCGATTGCAGGGCCTCGTATGCTTGAGCATATGGTGGATACTGTATTGTATTTTGAAGGCGATAAGCATCATACATTCAGAATTTTGAGAGCGGTAAAAAATCGTTTCGGTTCCACCAATGAGATCGGGATTTTTGAAATGCGGGAGCATGGGCTAGAAGAAGTGATGAATCCTTCTCAAGTATTTTTAGAAGAGCGCTTGGCTGATGCTACAGGTTCAGCAATTGTGGTCGCAATGGAAGGAACACGTCCGATTTTAGTTGAAGTACAGGCGTTAATTACACCGACGATGTTTGGTAACGCTAAACGCACGACGACTGGACTAGATTTCAATAGAGTTTCCTTGATCATGGCAGTCTTAGAAAAACGTGCAGGTTTGTTGTTACAAAATCAAGATGCGTACCTAAAAGCCGCAGGTGGTGTGAAAATTAATGAACCAGCCATCGACTTAGCCGTGGCAGTCAGTATTGCTTCTAGTTATAAAGAAAACGGTACAAAGCCGACAGAATGTTTTATTGGTGAAATTGGTTTGACTGGTGAGATTCGCCGTGTGAATAGTATTGAGCAACGAGTGCGTGAAGCGCAAAAGCTGGGATTTACTAAGATTTATTTACCAAAGAACAATTTAGGCGGCTGGACACCGCCAGAAGGTATCGAGATTGTCGGTGTTGCGACGATTGGCGAAACGTTAAGAAAAGTATTCAAGTAG
- a CDS encoding dUTP diphosphatase: MKQRGFEIITDYKDQGIALPERATKGAAGYDFEAAETVVVPSIWQLQAQGIAPKPVLVKTGIKAYMAENEYLELVSRSSNPLKRFLMLANGVGVIDRDYYNNEGNEGHIMFQFLNFGYEEMVIEKGERIGQGIFKPFLLADVDDVETERTGGFGSSGKN; this comes from the coding sequence ATGAAACAACGAGGATTTGAAATTATTACGGATTATAAAGACCAAGGTATCGCACTTCCTGAGCGTGCGACTAAAGGGGCTGCAGGTTACGACTTTGAAGCTGCTGAAACGGTCGTTGTTCCAAGCATTTGGCAATTACAAGCACAAGGCATCGCGCCAAAACCAGTTTTGGTAAAAACAGGAATCAAAGCGTACATGGCTGAAAATGAGTATTTAGAATTAGTGAGTCGTTCATCAAATCCTTTGAAACGTTTTTTAATGTTAGCAAACGGCGTTGGTGTGATTGATCGCGATTATTATAATAACGAAGGCAATGAAGGACATATCATGTTTCAATTTTTGAATTTCGGTTATGAAGAGATGGTCATCGAAAAAGGCGAACGAATCGGACAAGGGATTTTTAAACCGTTTCTTTTAGCGGATGTTGATGACGTAGAAACCGAACGTACAGGCGGATTTGGCTCTTCAGGTAAAAACTAG